A DNA window from Mesoplasma coleopterae contains the following coding sequences:
- a CDS encoding FAD-dependent oxidoreductase, which yields MKVIVLGTNHAGTTAVRTLKRLNPEIEVTTYDRNDVISFLGCGIALWVKGEVKDPNGLFYATPEILESEGINVKMKHEWVSIDADKKTVLIKNLETGETFEDNYDKVIVATGTWPLLPPIPGLDLKGVQICKNYDHAKKIQQANLDDSIKKVTVVGAGYIGVELVDAFVAHGKEVTLVDFADRIMPVYYDAEFTKHVEDRMEKAGVKLALGQGVKEFKGVDGKVTHVVTDKEEIATDYVIFSVGVVAQTKQLEGVVDLNDRKAILTNEYCQSSNPDIYAIGDCSTVFNKALNMEMPIQLATTAVRTGILAAANIVNGNKLASPGFTGANGIEVFGFKMASAGVSETSAKKMGLDYEAILLSDSDRPEFMSTYKEAWIKLVWDKKTRKIIGAQVASENNHTEIMYMLSLGIQKELTIDELPLVDIFFLPHFNKPYNFVTLAGLEVLGLNYFKK from the coding sequence ATGAAAGTTATTGTTTTAGGTACTAATCATGCAGGTACAACTGCTGTTAGAACATTAAAAAGACTTAACCCAGAAATCGAAGTTACTACGTATGATAGAAATGATGTTATTTCATTTTTAGGATGTGGAATTGCATTATGGGTTAAAGGTGAAGTTAAAGATCCTAATGGATTATTTTATGCAACACCAGAAATTTTAGAATCAGAAGGAATCAATGTAAAAATGAAACACGAATGAGTTTCAATTGATGCTGACAAAAAAACTGTTTTAATTAAAAATTTAGAAACAGGTGAAACATTTGAAGATAACTACGATAAAGTAATCGTAGCAACAGGTACATGACCTTTATTACCACCAATCCCAGGATTAGACTTAAAAGGTGTACAAATTTGTAAAAACTATGACCATGCTAAAAAAATACAACAAGCAAATTTAGATGATTCAATCAAAAAAGTTACTGTTGTAGGAGCTGGATATATTGGAGTTGAATTAGTTGATGCATTTGTAGCACATGGTAAAGAAGTTACATTAGTAGATTTTGCTGACAGAATTATGCCAGTTTACTATGATGCTGAATTTACAAAACATGTTGAAGACAGAATGGAAAAAGCAGGAGTTAAATTAGCTTTAGGACAAGGTGTTAAAGAATTCAAAGGTGTTGATGGAAAAGTTACTCATGTTGTAACTGACAAAGAAGAAATCGCAACTGATTATGTAATATTCTCAGTTGGAGTAGTTGCTCAAACTAAACAATTAGAAGGTGTTGTTGATTTAAATGACAGAAAAGCAATTTTAACAAATGAATACTGTCAATCATCAAACCCAGATATTTATGCAATTGGTGACTGTTCAACAGTTTTCAATAAAGCATTAAACATGGAAATGCCAATTCAATTAGCAACAACTGCAGTTAGAACTGGTATTCTTGCAGCAGCAAATATTGTTAATGGAAATAAATTAGCATCACCAGGTTTCACAGGAGCAAATGGTATTGAAGTATTTGGATTCAAAATGGCTTCAGCTGGTGTAAGTGAAACAAGTGCTAAAAAAATGGGATTAGATTATGAAGCAATTTTATTATCTGATTCAGATCGTCCAGAATTTATGTCAACTTATAAAGAAGCTTGAATTAAATTAGTATGAGACAAAAAAACAAGAAAAATTATTGGAGCTCAAGTAGCTAGTGAAAACAACCATACAGAAATTATGTACATGCTTTCATTAGGAATTCAAAAAGAATTAACTATTGATGAATTACCATTAGTTGATATTTTCTTCTTACCTCACTTCAATAAACCTTACAACTTTGTTACATTAGCAGGTTTAGAAGTTTTAGGATTAAACTACTTTAAAAAATAA
- a CDS encoding lipoate--protein ligase, which yields MINLFISKSNDPAYNLAVEEYLTYQYSTNDPILYIWQNSNTIVVGRNQNTYAEINIAEAMKDEVKIIRRNTGGGTVFHDMGNVCYSLIVNNDKNSQSNFEIALQPIIQYLRSEGLNANFSGRNDIEIDGYKISGNAQLKNMTKILQHGTLLFDVELPRILKYLNVDPEKIKHQKVKSKPARVANIKAIMGEKNKEIELNDFIENVINSYTKNEEVKWIEFTESEKESINELFNDKYCSREWTFAKNEDFEISNKKYLETKGLIEIKTNVDKGKITNIKIYGDFLGYTGTEALEFALIKTDYDYHAVKNILDKFSLKEIFGDNFEAEDILNLLFN from the coding sequence ATGATTAATCTATTTATTTCAAAATCAAATGATCCAGCTTATAACTTAGCTGTTGAAGAGTATTTAACTTACCAATATTCAACTAATGACCCTATTTTGTATATATGACAAAATAGCAATACAATTGTTGTTGGTAGAAATCAAAATACTTATGCTGAAATTAACATTGCTGAAGCAATGAAAGATGAAGTAAAAATTATAAGAAGAAATACAGGTGGAGGAACAGTTTTCCATGACATGGGAAATGTTTGTTATTCACTTATTGTCAATAATGACAAAAACTCTCAATCTAACTTTGAAATTGCATTACAACCAATCATTCAATATTTGAGAAGTGAAGGTTTAAATGCTAATTTCTCAGGAAGAAATGACATTGAAATTGATGGATATAAAATTTCAGGAAATGCACAATTAAAAAATATGACTAAAATTCTTCAACACGGAACATTATTGTTTGATGTTGAATTACCAAGAATTTTAAAATATTTAAATGTAGATCCAGAAAAAATTAAACATCAAAAAGTTAAATCAAAACCAGCTAGAGTTGCTAATATAAAAGCGATTATGGGTGAAAAAAATAAAGAAATTGAATTAAACGATTTTATAGAAAATGTAATTAATAGCTACACTAAAAATGAAGAAGTTAAATGAATAGAATTTACTGAATCAGAAAAAGAAAGCATTAATGAATTGTTCAATGACAAATATTGTTCAAGAGAATGAACATTTGCTAAAAATGAAGATTTTGAAATTTCAAATAAAAAGTATCTAGAAACAAAAGGATTAATTGAAATAAAAACAAATGTTGATAAAGGTAAAATTACTAACATTAAAATTTATGGTGATTTTCTTGGTTATACAGGTACAGAAGCACTAGAATTTGCACTAATAAAAACTGATTATGATTATCATGCAGTAAAAAATATTTTAGATAAGTTTTCATTAAAAGAAATTTTTGGTGATAACTTTGAAGCTGAAGATATTTTAAATTTATTATTCAATTAA
- the pdhA gene encoding pyruvate dehydrogenase (acetyl-transferring) E1 component subunit alpha, translating into MKYIGKFDPQKDEVVRVMDKDGKIINPKLAPSISDEELIKAYSIMNLSRRQDDYQNKMQRQGRLLSFLSSTGQEACEVAYTMVIDPKNDFFVSGYRNNAAWLTMGQTVRNIMLYWAGNEAGAKAPEGVNSLPPNIIIGSQYSQATGIAFAEKYQGKKGVAVTTTGDGGMSEGETYEAMNFAKLHELPVVFVCENNKWAISTPTVEQTKSLNIAVKAIATGMPSIKVDGNDFLASYAVAKEAVEFARSGNGPVLIEFDTYRLGAHSSSDAPDVYRPKGEFEDRVPYEPLIRLKAYMIAKGIWSEEKQTALNEEQDKHIAAEFAWVEQNKNYPIEDIFNYQYAELTEDLKDQLAEAKEFFAKYPETKDGGHH; encoded by the coding sequence ATGAAATATATCGGAAAATTTGATCCGCAAAAAGATGAAGTTGTTCGCGTAATGGATAAAGATGGTAAAATCATCAATCCTAAATTAGCACCATCTATTTCAGATGAAGAATTAATTAAAGCGTATTCAATTATGAATCTTTCAAGAAGACAAGATGACTACCAAAATAAAATGCAAAGACAAGGAAGATTATTATCTTTCTTAAGTTCAACAGGACAAGAAGCTTGTGAGGTTGCATATACAATGGTAATAGATCCAAAAAATGATTTTTTTGTTTCAGGATATAGAAACAATGCAGCATGATTAACAATGGGTCAAACTGTTAGAAACATAATGTTATACTGAGCAGGAAATGAAGCTGGAGCAAAAGCACCAGAAGGTGTTAATTCATTACCACCAAACATTATCATTGGTTCACAATACTCTCAAGCAACAGGTATTGCTTTTGCAGAAAAATACCAAGGTAAAAAAGGTGTTGCAGTTACTACAACTGGAGACGGTGGAATGAGTGAAGGAGAAACTTATGAAGCTATGAACTTTGCTAAGCTACATGAATTACCAGTTGTGTTCGTTTGTGAAAACAATAAGTGAGCTATTTCAACCCCAACTGTTGAACAAACAAAATCATTAAATATTGCAGTTAAAGCAATTGCAACAGGAATGCCATCAATTAAAGTTGATGGAAATGACTTTTTAGCAAGTTATGCAGTTGCAAAAGAAGCTGTTGAATTTGCAAGAAGCGGAAATGGTCCAGTATTAATTGAATTTGATACATATAGACTTGGAGCCCACTCTTCATCAGATGCACCAGATGTATATCGTCCAAAAGGTGAATTTGAAGATAGAGTTCCTTATGAACCATTAATAAGATTAAAAGCTTATATGATAGCAAAAGGAATTTGAAGTGAAGAAAAACAAACAGCTTTAAATGAAGAACAAGACAAACATATTGCAGCTGAATTTGCTTGAGTAGAACAAAATAAAAACTACCCAATCGAAGATATTTTCAACTACCAATATGCAGAATTAACAGAAGATTTAAAAGATCAATTAGCAGAAGCAAAAGAATTCTTTGCTAAATATCCAGAAACTAAAGACGGAGGACACCACTAA
- a CDS encoding alpha-ketoacid dehydrogenase subunit beta encodes MAVINNIKAVTEALDVAMDRDKNVIVFGEDVGLEGGVFRATQGLQQKYGIERSFNAPISEAMFAGVGLGMAMNGMKPVVELQFQGLGLPALQNVIANISRMRNRSRGKWTAPMVIRMPMGGGIRALEHHSEALEAIFAHIPGIKTVMPSTPYDTKGLLLAAIESPDPVIVLEPTKLYRAFKQEVPDGYYTVPIGEGYKIQEGNDLTIVTYGAQTVDCMKAVEMIKSTHPTASIELIDLRSIQPWDKKMVIESVKKTGRLLVVSEAVRSFGVPAEIIATVNENCFDSLKAPLARCTGYDVVIPYDRGEGFHQVNPQKVVEAIKKVLDYKF; translated from the coding sequence ATGGCAGTTATTAATAATATTAAAGCAGTTACTGAAGCACTTGATGTTGCAATGGACCGTGATAAAAACGTTATTGTTTTTGGTGAAGACGTTGGTTTAGAAGGTGGAGTTTTCAGAGCTACTCAAGGACTACAACAAAAATATGGAATTGAAAGAAGTTTTAATGCTCCAATTTCAGAAGCAATGTTTGCAGGTGTTGGATTAGGAATGGCAATGAATGGTATGAAACCTGTTGTTGAATTACAATTCCAAGGATTAGGATTACCAGCATTACAAAACGTTATTGCTAATATTTCACGTATGAGAAATAGAAGTCGTGGTAAATGAACAGCACCTATGGTTATTAGAATGCCAATGGGTGGAGGTATTAGAGCCTTAGAGCACCACTCAGAAGCTTTAGAAGCTATCTTTGCTCATATTCCAGGTATTAAAACAGTTATGCCTTCAACACCATATGACACAAAGGGTTTATTACTAGCAGCAATTGAATCACCAGATCCAGTTATTGTTTTAGAACCAACTAAGTTATACCGTGCATTTAAACAAGAAGTACCAGATGGATACTATACAGTTCCAATTGGTGAAGGTTATAAAATTCAAGAAGGAAATGATTTAACAATCGTTACTTATGGAGCACAAACAGTTGACTGTATGAAAGCTGTTGAAATGATTAAATCAACTCACCCAACAGCCTCAATTGAATTAATTGACTTACGTTCAATTCAACCATGAGATAAAAAAATGGTTATTGAATCAGTTAAAAAAACAGGAAGATTATTAGTTGTTAGTGAAGCAGTTAGATCATTTGGTGTACCTGCAGAAATTATTGCAACAGTTAATGAAAATTGTTTTGACTCATTAAAAGCACCTTTAGCAAGATGTACTGGATATGATGTTGTTATTCCTTATGACAGAGGGGAAGGATTCCACCAAGTGAACCCACAGAAAGTTGTAGAAGCAATTAAAAAAGTGCTTGACTACAAATTTTAG
- a CDS encoding dihydrolipoamide acetyltransferase family protein — MFKVKFADIGEGLTEGKVAEVLVKMGQEIKEGDALFFVETDKVNSEIPAPVGGKIANILISEGQEIKVGDVVIEIDDGSGAAEATPVAEVKTKNEPIEENASVVGSTPVSNDVIASRATTNTTAEVSNSGVKATPLARKIAADKKIDLSTIKGTGPHGRILVSDLDSAPVAASNASTASKTAMKSVEIDAPLSWDSIPMNGIRKATVKAMVKSHSENAAFTGMKNINITPTYEMRAMLKDGCESKGIKLTYLAFIVKAAAKVLEEMPNINVRIDAENNAILQVHNINIGIAVDTEKGLMVPVIKGANHLSVFEIANKIGELAKKARDGKLAMTEMKDATFTVSNFGSVGLDYATPIINSPESAILGVGTMTKTPIFVKDEIKAGWIMPFSMTCDHRIIDGGDAGRFLMKIENYLSNPALLLM, encoded by the coding sequence ATGTTTAAAGTAAAATTTGCTGATATTGGAGAAGGGCTTACTGAAGGAAAAGTAGCAGAAGTTCTTGTTAAAATGGGGCAAGAAATAAAAGAAGGAGATGCTTTATTTTTTGTTGAAACAGATAAAGTTAACTCTGAAATTCCAGCACCTGTTGGTGGAAAGATTGCAAACATTTTAATTTCTGAAGGACAAGAAATTAAAGTTGGTGATGTAGTTATTGAAATTGATGATGGATCTGGAGCAGCTGAAGCAACACCTGTTGCTGAAGTTAAAACAAAAAATGAACCAATTGAAGAAAATGCTTCAGTTGTTGGTTCAACACCAGTTTCAAATGATGTTATTGCTTCAAGAGCAACAACAAATACTACTGCAGAAGTTTCAAATAGTGGAGTTAAAGCAACACCATTAGCAAGAAAAATTGCAGCTGATAAAAAAATTGATTTATCAACAATTAAAGGAACAGGTCCACATGGAAGAATTTTAGTTTCAGACTTAGATTCAGCACCAGTTGCTGCTTCAAATGCAAGTACTGCTTCTAAAACAGCTATGAAATCTGTTGAAATTGATGCACCATTATCATGAGATTCAATTCCAATGAACGGAATAAGAAAAGCTACTGTTAAGGCAATGGTTAAATCTCATTCAGAAAATGCAGCATTTACAGGAATGAAAAATATTAATATTACTCCAACATATGAAATGCGCGCAATGTTAAAAGATGGATGTGAATCAAAAGGAATTAAATTGACTTATTTAGCATTCATTGTTAAAGCCGCTGCTAAAGTATTAGAGGAAATGCCAAATATTAATGTTCGTATAGATGCAGAAAATAATGCAATCTTACAAGTACACAATATCAATATAGGTATTGCAGTTGATACTGAAAAAGGATTAATGGTTCCTGTTATTAAAGGAGCTAACCACTTATCAGTATTTGAAATTGCTAACAAAATTGGTGAATTAGCTAAAAAAGCTAGAGACGGTAAATTAGCTATGACTGAAATGAAAGATGCAACTTTTACAGTTTCAAACTTTGGGTCAGTTGGTTTAGATTACGCAACACCAATTATTAATTCACCTGAATCAGCTATTTTAGGAGTAGGTACAATGACAAAAACACCTATCTTTGTAAAAGATGAAATTAAAGCAGGTTGAATCATGCCATTCTCAATGACATGTGATCATAGAATTATTGACGGTGGAGATGCCGGAAGATTCTTAATGAAAATAGAAAATTATTTAAGTAATCCAGCATTACTATTAATGTAA
- the lpdA gene encoding dihydrolipoyl dehydrogenase, with protein sequence MFKVKFADIGEGLTEGKVAEVLVKLGQEIKEGDALFFVETDKVNSEIPAPVGGKIANILISEGQEIKVGDVVIEIDDGSATTEAAPVAEEENASVVGSTPVSNDLIPSRGPAPTQSVAAQAAPAPVATKHTDIEESFDVIVVGAGIGGYVSAIKTAQLGLKTLIIEKQYYGGVCLNVGCIPTKSLLRTAKVFEDIVHKAANLGIDMKTKDTPSINWDKALERKDGVVNKLTGGVKVLLTKNGVKQIIGEASALDKNTISVNGKKYHCDNLIIASGSVPNELPLPGFAEGRDSGFLIDSTKILSLPKIPKTLTVIGGGVIGIEFGCLFAALGTKVTVIEGAPKILPMLDQDVTALMTKTLKEKYKIEIFTNAKVKEVKGKSVVFEIDGKEQTVKSDYCLESIGRKTVTKGFDGIGLELSERKSIIANDYGETNLDGVYAIGDVTSKIMLAHVASHAGIVTANRIALKANKPGAEDIKMDYSKIPSCIYSHPEIAMIGKTEQQLKAEGVEYKTFKFPFAAIGKALADDDTTGFVKIICEPKYKTLLGAHIIGNRATDMISEFTTLIECEGTITELARAIHPHPTMSEAIGEAAEALESGKSLNL encoded by the coding sequence ATGTTTAAAGTAAAATTTGCTGATATTGGAGAAGGACTTACTGAAGGAAAAGTAGCAGAAGTTCTTGTTAAATTAGGGCAAGAAATAAAAGAAGGAGATGCTTTATTTTTTGTTGAAACAGATAAAGTTAACTCTGAAATTCCAGCACCTGTTGGTGGAAAGATTGCAAACATTTTAATTTCTGAAGGACAAGAAATTAAAGTTGGTGATGTAGTTATTGAAATTGATGATGGAAGTGCTACAACTGAAGCAGCGCCTGTTGCTGAAGAAGAAAACGCAAGTGTTGTAGGCTCAACACCTGTATCTAATGATTTAATTCCAAGCAGAGGACCAGCACCAACTCAATCAGTTGCTGCGCAAGCTGCACCTGCACCAGTTGCAACTAAACATACAGACATTGAAGAAAGCTTTGATGTTATTGTTGTTGGAGCTGGTATTGGTGGTTATGTTTCAGCTATTAAAACAGCTCAATTAGGGTTAAAAACTTTAATTATTGAAAAACAATACTATGGTGGTGTTTGTTTAAATGTTGGGTGTATACCAACAAAATCATTACTAAGAACAGCTAAAGTTTTTGAAGATATCGTTCATAAAGCAGCAAACTTAGGAATTGATATGAAAACAAAAGATACTCCAAGCATTAACTGAGATAAAGCACTTGAACGTAAAGATGGTGTTGTTAACAAATTAACTGGTGGAGTTAAAGTATTACTAACTAAAAATGGTGTAAAACAAATTATTGGTGAAGCATCAGCATTAGATAAAAATACAATTTCTGTAAATGGTAAAAAATATCACTGTGATAATCTAATTATTGCTAGTGGATCAGTTCCAAACGAATTACCATTACCAGGATTTGCAGAAGGAAGAGACAGCGGTTTCTTAATTGATTCAACAAAAATTCTTTCATTACCAAAAATACCAAAAACATTAACTGTTATTGGTGGAGGGGTTATTGGAATTGAATTTGGTTGTTTATTCGCAGCTTTAGGAACAAAAGTTACAGTTATTGAAGGAGCACCAAAAATTCTTCCAATGTTAGATCAAGATGTTACAGCATTAATGACAAAAACATTAAAAGAAAAATACAAAATTGAAATCTTTACTAATGCAAAAGTTAAAGAAGTTAAAGGTAAGTCAGTTGTATTTGAAATTGATGGTAAAGAACAAACTGTTAAATCAGATTACTGTTTAGAATCAATTGGAAGAAAAACAGTTACTAAAGGATTTGATGGAATTGGTCTTGAATTATCAGAACGTAAATCAATTATTGCAAATGATTATGGTGAAACAAACTTGGATGGTGTTTATGCAATTGGTGATGTGACAAGTAAAATCATGTTAGCACACGTTGCTTCACATGCAGGTATTGTTACAGCAAATAGAATTGCATTAAAAGCAAATAAACCAGGTGCTGAAGATATTAAAATGGATTATTCAAAAATTCCAAGTTGTATTTATTCACACCCAGAAATTGCAATGATTGGAAAAACAGAACAACAATTAAAAGCAGAAGGTGTTGAATACAAAACTTTCAAATTCCCATTTGCTGCAATTGGTAAAGCATTAGCTGATGATGATACAACAGGATTTGTAAAAATTATTTGTGAACCAAAATATAAAACTTTATTAGGTGCACATATTATTGGAAATAGAGCAACAGACATGATCTCAGAATTCACAACATTAATTGAATGTGAAGGAACTATTACAGAATTAGCAAGAGCGATCCATCCTCACCCAACAATGAGTGAAGCAATTGGTGAAGCAGCTGAAGCATTAGAATCAGGAAAATCATTAAACCTTTAA
- the pta gene encoding phosphate acetyltransferase, translating into MYSVEQIKKILVNSDHKKTIVLPEGEEPKIQEVANTLVKENISKVIMLFQKTESIPTTLDSKIEVIAIDELDKEPLIQKFMDLRKDKTNFEQATKLMGQANYIGAMLVKMEKADCMLCGITYTTADTIRPALQIIKTSPNVALAASVFIMNKGEENYFFTDCALNLKPTSQQLADISKMTAKFAQSFDVKNPEVALLSYSTAGSGAGEDVVRVKEAVELLDSQTVDFNYAGEIQFDAAWDKEIRDKKFKDCKLTKQTPDVFVFPDINAGNIGYKIAQRMGGYEAIGPFILGFNKPVNDLSRGATLTDIMNTAIITIYQALEA; encoded by the coding sequence ATGTATTCAGTAGAACAAATAAAAAAAATTCTAGTAAATTCAGATCATAAAAAAACTATTGTATTACCTGAAGGTGAAGAACCTAAAATTCAAGAAGTAGCTAATACACTTGTTAAAGAAAATATTTCAAAAGTTATTATGCTTTTTCAAAAAACTGAATCAATTCCAACAACTTTAGATTCAAAAATTGAAGTTATTGCAATTGATGAATTGGATAAAGAACCTTTAATCCAAAAATTTATGGATTTAAGAAAAGACAAAACTAATTTTGAACAAGCCACAAAATTAATGGGGCAAGCAAACTATATTGGTGCAATGTTAGTTAAAATGGAAAAAGCTGATTGTATGCTATGTGGTATTACATATACAACAGCTGATACTATTAGGCCAGCATTGCAAATCATAAAAACTTCACCAAATGTTGCTTTAGCAGCTAGTGTGTTTATTATGAACAAAGGTGAAGAAAATTACTTCTTTACAGATTGTGCATTAAATTTAAAACCCACAAGTCAACAATTGGCTGACATATCAAAAATGACAGCAAAATTTGCTCAATCATTTGATGTTAAAAATCCTGAAGTTGCTTTATTAAGTTACTCAACAGCAGGATCAGGGGCTGGTGAAGACGTAGTTCGTGTTAAAGAAGCTGTTGAATTATTAGACTCTCAAACAGTTGATTTTAATTATGCTGGAGAAATTCAGTTTGATGCGGCTTGAGATAAAGAAATAAGAGATAAAAAATTTAAAGATTGTAAATTAACTAAACAAACACCTGACGTGTTTGTGTTCCCTGACATTAACGCAGGAAATATAGGTTACAAAATTGCTCAAAGAATGGGTGGCTACGAAGCTATCGGTCCATTCATCCTTGGATTCAATAAGCCAGTTAATGATTTAAGTCGTGGAGCTACATTAACAGATATTATGAATACAGCTATTATTACAATTTATCAAGCATTGGAGGCGTAA
- a CDS encoding acetate kinase: MILVVNAGSSSIKFRLFNDLDKNNPIDILDGLAERITVDGAVSFKYEGKKYEYNVELPNHEVAIKFILDKLIELNIISNVDDINAVGFRVVHGGTISKSSIIDQKVFDTIKDAVKLAPLHNPGAITAIEAIEKVMPKAKLVACFDTAYHQTLAEEQYLYAVPYSWYKEHGVRKYGFHGISYQYIAEKMSEVLNKPKDKLNLIVCHLGNGASITCIKNGKSFDTTMGLTPLAGVMMGTRSGDIDPSIIEYMCKELKTDVSKITNILNKESGLLGLSGKSSDMRDVTGGYFKGDEDYKRALNKYTQVAADYIIRFANLLGRDIDGIVFTAGVGENSIHTRQFILEKLPLLDIKIDTAKNDESYGDYKYISSADSKIKVLAVRTNEELMICKDTINLTK, from the coding sequence ATGATTTTAGTAGTTAATGCAGGAAGCAGTTCAATTAAATTTAGATTATTTAATGATTTAGATAAAAACAATCCAATTGATATTCTTGATGGTTTAGCAGAAAGAATAACTGTTGATGGTGCAGTTTCATTTAAATATGAAGGCAAAAAATATGAATATAATGTTGAATTACCAAATCATGAAGTAGCAATTAAGTTTATTTTAGATAAATTAATTGAATTAAATATTATCAGCAATGTAGATGATATAAATGCTGTAGGTTTTAGAGTTGTTCATGGTGGAACAATAAGTAAATCTTCAATTATAGATCAAAAAGTTTTTGACACAATTAAAGATGCAGTTAAATTAGCACCATTGCATAATCCAGGGGCTATAACAGCCATTGAGGCCATTGAAAAAGTTATGCCTAAGGCTAAATTGGTTGCATGTTTTGATACAGCATATCATCAAACTTTAGCTGAAGAACAATATCTATATGCTGTTCCATATTCTTGATATAAAGAACATGGTGTAAGAAAATATGGTTTTCATGGAATTAGTTATCAATACATTGCAGAAAAAATGTCAGAAGTTTTAAACAAACCTAAAGATAAACTTAACCTTATCGTTTGCCATTTGGGAAACGGTGCAAGTATAACATGTATTAAAAACGGTAAATCATTTGATACAACAATGGGATTAACTCCTCTCGCTGGTGTAATGATGGGTACAAGAAGTGGTGATATTGATCCATCAATTATTGAATACATGTGTAAAGAATTAAAAACAGACGTTTCAAAAATAACAAATATATTAAATAAAGAATCAGGTCTATTAGGTTTAAGTGGTAAATCAAGCGATATGCGTGATGTAACTGGTGGATATTTTAAAGGTGATGAAGATTACAAACGAGCACTTAATAAATATACTCAAGTTGCAGCTGATTACATTATCAGATTTGCTAACTTATTAGGGCGCGACATTGATGGAATTGTATTTACAGCCGGTGTTGGTGAAAATTCAATCCACACAAGACAATTTATCTTAGAAAAATTGCCTTTATTAGATATTAAAATTGATACTGCAAAAAATGATGAAAGCTATGGAGATTATAAATACATCTCATCAGCTGATTCAAAAATTAAAGTATTAGCAGTTAGAACTAATGAAGAGTTAATGATTTGTAAAGACACAATTAACTTAACTAAATAA
- a CDS encoding pyrroline-5-carboxylate reductase family protein: MKKVLFIGLGHMGSALVKGILKNPNNGIEVFGYDVIKEVQEKALKNIKGLNFLNDISDIETKDIDFIVIGTRPIDVEPLCKKIDELNINGKTIICMANAVTIDTVQNCFKQNENVSVIRMMPNMNACIQKSVTALATKNASDEKMNFVRKMFELCGIVENVSEDKFGTLTAISGCSPSYIISFYKAMTDYAIANGFEKEQAFRIIEEAIIGSVINASKSEVTLRTMVDQICVPNGSTIEGQKVLDNKGFENIIKEALTEACKKAVS, encoded by the coding sequence ATGAAAAAAGTATTATTTATAGGTTTAGGACATATGGGCTCAGCACTTGTCAAAGGAATATTAAAAAACCCTAATAATGGAATAGAAGTTTTTGGTTATGACGTTATAAAAGAAGTTCAAGAAAAAGCCTTAAAAAATATTAAGGGCTTAAACTTTTTGAATGATATTAGTGATATTGAAACTAAAGACATTGACTTTATTGTAATCGGGACTAGACCAATTGATGTAGAGCCACTATGTAAAAAAATTGATGAATTGAATATTAATGGTAAAACAATAATTTGTATGGCAAATGCAGTAACAATTGATACAGTTCAAAATTGCTTTAAGCAAAATGAAAATGTATCAGTTATTAGAATGATGCCAAATATGAATGCATGTATACAAAAATCAGTAACAGCTTTAGCTACAAAAAATGCGTCCGATGAAAAAATGAATTTTGTTAGAAAAATGTTTGAACTTTGTGGAATTGTTGAAAACGTTAGTGAAGACAAATTTGGAACATTAACAGCTATTTCAGGTTGCTCACCATCTTATATAATTTCTTTTTATAAAGCAATGACTGATTATGCAATTGCTAATGGTTTTGAAAAAGAACAAGCATTTAGAATAATTGAAGAAGCTATAATTGGTAGTGTAATCAATGCTTCAAAATCCGAAGTAACATTAAGAACTATGGTAGATCAGATTTGTGTACCAAACGGTTCAACAATTGAGGGACAAAAAGTTCTAGATAATAAAGGTTTTGAAAATATAATTAAAGAAGCATTAACAGAAGCATGTAAAAAAGCTGTTTCCTAA